The genomic window TTTTAATGGAAAAATGGACTGTCAAAGAGAGCCAGGCTGGCATTTTCTCTCCGATGATTGCTTGTGGGTCCCGTTGTCTTCACTGTCTTAAGCACATGCGCTTCTGCTTACGTGTCCTATTCGCATTTAACACTTAATCATCATATAAacctactttttttttgttcaccaTGTATAAAAACAGACCTCTTTTAATCTGTAACATTACTACATCTCACATTTACGAAATGGATACTATATCTTAGTGTATAATGTTATTTGAATAGTATCTTGCGtgtatatctttcttttacatGAGTAATCCTTTAAAAGCAATAGATAAACATGGTTTCGTAATGTAGTGGTAGTAAACTAATACGTCGTCTTAGATTATCCCTATATAGTAATCACTTTGacaaaatcattaatatattttagtgacttctttttgtttttaaaacagtAAATCCAAACGGCTGCTAGCTCAAATCAAAACAGACCACATGAGCACCATGTGTCGTTTTTTAACAcatcatattcttcttctctcctatCTCTATCTATCTACTATCAATGTAATTATCTTCTAGTTTTAGTTATCTTTTCCCAATTGATCTTagagtttttataatttgtatagCCAGTGAAATAAATAGGCTACTAAGACTAGTGGTACATATACAATCATTTATACCAACAATTCTTAATCTATATgaattagtaaaattaattcaTAATGTAGAATAGTCGTGTCGGCAAGATATGTTTGTTGTTCCAGTCGTTCAAGgcaaaaacttaagaaaaaaaatgatgaatttaACTGAGTTATTATTAGTTAAGTTTATAGTCATTATCATTAACAAGCCAACTATACAGTCAATTATAAAGataggaaacaaaaacagagataaacatgaaaacaaagttattcccaaaattatgaattaaattGAATTTACTAATAAGTTATAGGAGTGAAGTCTCTCATTAATTCATTTTACTTAGGGGAAGAAGGCTAATATAACGCTCCAAAAATCTCAGTGAATGATATTGTCTGGTCcttttatgtaaaattaataataataaggtTGATTAGTTACTGGgatcaaacaaaatgattaatattaatattaatagcAAATTCCAACAAACAGTAAGtgttaaacaaataataacaTGTACTTGTTTCGCAActctctcttcatctcctcttcctctggtctttttttcttttgttgcgacttttcttcttcttcttcctcaggaACTTAAGTTTCTGAGTCCATGAAGATGCCAGTAAGTACGTTTCTCCCTTTctttaattcttatttttgatttttttgtctaatGAGTTTGGCTTAATCTCTGTCTGCAATTCTATGATTCTCTCAgttaaattttggtaaagaaaatcatatgaaatCGAGATAGCTTGTAGGATTCTTACCTCAGTTCTGTGTTATTTGTTTGTAATCGAGACCTCTCTGCAGCCAAATCTAGAAATCTGTCTTtagattcctctgttttttttttgtacttacAGGCTCTGTTACTTGGATCTTCATGTCAGTGTGTTCtgattgatgtttttcttatgaCCGATGCTTCTGTTTAGTTTCATAGTTTGAAGTTTATGAACTCTTATCTCTGTTTATGAGGTTTTCCAAGAGGAGAACTTATCAGATTCCCCTGAATTTCTTCCATGGAAACCGAAAATATAGGAGAGTTCATGTTTTTAATCAGATATGATTCTTGTCAAACTCAATTTACGTTTAGCTTTCCCGGAATTTCCTTTACgcaaacgttttttgtttccctTCACATATGACTCTCGTTAGTCATCACATATAAGATTTGCTAACATCATCAGTTTTGATCTGATTTTGTCGAATTTAGACTGATTTTCTCAAGTTGTAATGCAGGTGGCATTGGTCTGGCTACTGGCATTCACTATTCTACTGATCAGTGGGGAAGGCAATAATGCCATCTGCAAGGAGAATTTTAAGTTAGACCCTAGACCTCATAGTGTTTCGATCCTCGAGTTTGGAGCGGTTGGTGATGGGAAGACGCTCAACACTATTGCTTTCCAGAACGCTGTTTTCTATCTCAAGTCTTTTGCGGATAAAGGCGGTGCTCAGCTTTATGTTCCACCAGGGAAATGGCTCACCGGAAGCTTCAATCTCACAAGCCATCTCACTCTCTTCTTGGAGAAAGGAGCAACAATTCTTGCATCACCGGTATGAGTGACCTCTCTAGCAAATCTTGTAAAGCTAAATAGTGTTCTTTAGGTATCTATAGCTCTTTAAGAAGTGTTTGGTAGACAAGTTTTTTGTAACACGGTCTCTCAATTGTTGTCTAATGTGCTAGGATCCGTCGCATTGGGACGTTGTCAGTCCTCTACCGTCCTATGGTCGCGGAATTGAACTTCCTGGAAAGCGGTACAGAAGTTTGATCAATGGAGACAATCTAATAGACGTAGTCATCACCggtaaacaacaaaatcatgcCATCATTACCTTAAGTTTCTGGCTTGACAACATTAAGACTCAaagcttctttattttttggtagGTGAAAATGGGACATTTGACGGTCAAGGTGCGGCATGGTGGGAGTGGCTTGAGTCCGGGTCCTTGAACTATAGCCGACCTCATATCATCGAATTCGTCTCCTCTAAACACATCCTCATATCGAATCTAACCTTCTTAAACGCGCCCGCAATCAACATTCACCCTGTTTATTGCAGTCAGATTCATATCCGCAAAGTTTTGATCGAAACATCCGTTGATTCTCCCCACGTTCTTGGAGTTGCCCCAGGTATATACCATTTCCTCATTCTTTTCCATCACTACAAAATGTTACCGTTTGAAAGCTAATTTCTTGAACCGttttttttcaagattctTCGGACAATGTTTGTATCGAGGACTCAACAATCAACGTTGGCCACGACGCGGTTTCTCTCAAGAGTGGTTGGGACCAATACGGTATACACTACGGCCGTCCAACCACCGCTGTTCATATTCGGAATCTCAGATTAAAGTCTCCCACCGGTGCTGGAATCTCCTTCGGGAGCGAGATGTCAGGCGGAGTCTCGGATGTGACCGTTGAGCGTCTTAACATACACAGCTCACTCATAGGTGTAGCCTTCAGAACCACCAGAGGCAGAGGAGGATACATCCGTAATATCACAATCTCCGACGTCGATCTCACAAGCGTTGACACAGCCATAGTAGCCAACGGACACACCGGGTCACACCCGGATGATAAATTCGACCGGGACGCACTCCCAGTCGTGACACACATTGTTATGCGGAATTTCACCGGAGTTGATATAGGAGTAGCCGGGAATCTCACCGGGATCGGAGAATCTCCCTTCACGTCGATATGCCTCGCGGATATTCATTTACAAACGCGATCAGAAGAATCTTGGATATGCTCCAACGTCTCTGGTTTCTCAGACGACGTATCACCGGAGCCTTGTCAAGAACTCATGAGTTCTCCTTCGTCTTGCTTCGCCGGTGGTAGCATATACGAGGGTGATGCGACGGCTCAGTCGTATTACAGTTGGtaattatagtaaaataaaatggtgatgaagaagaagaagaagaaaaagaagaagagagtgcaTGAGGTTACGATACGATTGgattttcgaattttttttgtcaataagtTCATAAAATTTGTTGTCAGAGAgcgagaggaagaagataaaaaaagaaaaattacgTTTTAAGGTGGTGAGTTTCAAGAACAGAGCGAGCTTTTCTATTGTATTAATGTACAGCTTCCATTTCTTTCATTCATGGTGTAAcaaaattcatctttttttctttctgtgaagaagaaaataaaaaattatatgtgaaATGATTAGTTATGTCTTGGATGCTCTTTGTTCGGTTATAGATAGATACTTCCAATTTCAAAATGCTCTCATGTTTTGGAAGATAGTATTAGTTCAGATGACGAAACACACAACAATGTGTGGGATTGGATCAGCACAACAAGGAGTCCTGTCGGAATATAGGAAGTTCATTTGAATCAAGTATCATTGCCAATTTGCCATTTtaagattctttctttttgttgtttgcattAACTTGTTTGCTCTGTTTGTGAGTTTCAACGTTTAactatcatttttgtttatcaaaatcaaatgttAGGTTTTTGAGTACAGCTGTGAAATTGATGGATTACTACCTTTTATTTATACGTAACTTCCAACAATCTTAATTTTCTCCATTGAGATGAAAAATGCTATCATTACATAATTATGTGAGCTTTGACAATGCAGATCTTCGAACCTGTCATTGTAGTTTTCAGCTCTCAGAAGTCAGAAGGTACACCCATCTCTTGcacatacatatacacacacacacatgtgACAAGACCCAAGACGCAACTCAAGACACATTCCAAACCCAAACGGTTCAAACCAATGATTCCAGGTACAAGCGACCCAAACCAATCTCAGCCCATCTCTGGTTTCGTGTCCCACAAGTTTAAACCAAAGAACGGAAAAGCTGTTACGAGCGGCTGAAGAGTGGCTTGGGCGGTTGCAGGTCATTTTTCCGGACTTTAGATACTTCCTTTCTCCTAATTAGCGATGATATTACTATTAGCCATAAGTTAAGATTAATTACcgtctatatttttttttgtcaaaacattAATTACCATCTACTGATTAGTAATTGTACATTTTCATGTCcgttttcactttctttgggagattaaaatttagtgacaacattttttctttgtataggACCGcaacttttgtatttttttaaagaaacatttgTAAGTGAAATAACAGTTTTTGAATTACATATCGTATGAAACCAATATTAGTCCCATCTTGTCGAGAGGTTggcaagaagaaaaagcaaagGAGTCGTGTCGCAATGTTGCTGCGGTTAGTTCGTCGTAACACTATGGCTGCCatactcttttcttctcctgaACTGACACGTGGCTCATCTTTTTAGCCGTCGACCCCATTGTTCTCCCACTCTATTCTTTTGCTTACACTCAAACTCAACAGTTCTCTTTTTTAACTGAATAGACATATAGTTGTCTGTTTGACATAACGATAATTAGTAGAAATCTAAAACATTAGttaacaaacaacaaaaagagttttagGAATGGTTCTGTCATCGGGCTATATTTTTTCCCCAGATGTTTAGtgtaattaatataaaatttcacattttaacTCCTATGTAAGGCTTATCAAATCCAATTTATACTCTAAATCATTGCATCAATGTAACgttcattattattttagtgtgattttgtttgtttttttattgtaattttttcaTTGTAACTCAGTGTATACAACACTTGCAAAACGATTAGtttgaaataaatgaaaaaagttGTTCAGTTTCTAACTATTGGTGTTTAGTAATACAAGTTACAACTTCCTACCAAAAGTTATGGGCACATGATAGGACACCCATCAAGTAGATGAATATATAAGTTATGTACATAACTCCACATTTCTATTGGCAGGCGTTAATTAAATTTGGTTATACAAATTTACTTTTCAAAATCCATATGGATTAATAATTAGGACGAAAAAGAACCAATATTCTATTGGCCCGCGTGAATTAATATTTGACCTTAAAGCATTatctagaaaaagaaaaaaaaaactccattaTACCATTTAGTTGCTTAAACAGATACTTCCAAtgcaaaatatgaaaatttgtcTTCATCACATGCAATCGATTCTGAAATATTCACATTCGagaattttggataaaatgGTCCTTCGTATATGAGCATATCAAGttatacttttgttttaacGCATTTGTATGTTTTGGATCTAAGTATTTTGATTATCCAATTTGCTGAGTGCATTTTCCATCAAGAACTTCAACAAGTTTTCAGTAGCTTACTCACTTAATGTTAATATAACGCTCCATAGGTGTGCAAATGTTAGTCATATTAAAGTTGTTGGTTCTGCATAAAAAGCTGAAACATTTGTGTTCTACAAAACCTTTTTTGGTGACATGGACCTATAGTTGGTActtgaaatataaataaaataggaGGATCTGTAATTCATGTCTGTCTAAGCACAATAAagtgaaaaatataaattaaaaactcaaaaagctCATCGTAAGAGTAAAAACTTTTTACAGAGAATATACGGTTTCAGCGGGTTACTTTCTTGGGACCTTCTCTATATTATAGCTTTTGGCGCAGttaaatttatgttatattaatcatcaattttttgtttttacgttTTATATCGTATGTAAGGAAAAGTAAAGAAAGctattagaaaaaaaagctACTAAACATGAAATTATGAGTATAtctttcttaaactcaaattCAAGCTCTCGTGGTAATAAGTGGCTATTGACGATAACAATTACAAGTTGGAATGTTGAatagtttcgttttttttatttctattaatgtttttaaaatgattgtTGAAATAGGgaaaatttaacaaatgaaGACAACGATAGATGGAGAGGTCGATGCAAATGGTTCGAGTGATCTTATCCATTTCATGTGGACACGTGTCGCAATAGGGAAAGCTTCTCAGCAACgtgatttatttgtttttttcttatcattaaatgttttcattttattcttcGAAATATACACATGTACAGTatttccaaaagaaaatacaCTATAGTTGATAgttcataaaaattaaagaaatactTAATTGATTTAATATTCGTATTGTTGAGTTTTCCTTCTAAATACTACAAGTAGTGAATTTTACTTGATAACATTGATTAATGTAAGAAATTAGGTATCGATGCACATATGAAACAAGTCGTATGTCACACTTAAAACTATCGttaatttgaaaaagataAGACATGTCGGCGGTGCTAAACAACTATTTAAGCAAAGTATACACTGAACTTGGATAACTTAGATATAGTTTACATTGAAGTTGACAAATTTACACATTTATAAATAAGTTACTGGTTTGTATGTGTTTATAAATATGTCGTAGAGCAATCGAATAGTCAAATATGATTTGTTATCCTatacattattaaaaatatactttCGGGGGAATAGGGCGATTGGTGGGTAGCATATGATGTTACTAATCATTCAGATGAACCATTTGcattatttctttgtttatttagtaTCCAACGTTTTAAGAGAAGAAGCgcacatgtttttttttgcaccaTATACTGACTACTGTTGTTGTAAACTTGTaattatacatacatatatatatatatatatatatatatatatgttttcaacaatcaaacgtacaatttttttctattttccaTTTAATACAATTTATTTCCTAGAACTACAagttgtttttgattaaaacatgaaaagtaTACTATATAAGTTATATTCTTACTAATCATAGTTACACACGACTTGAAATAAATACATACTAAAAAATTTGGAAGgttatatgtttaatttgCACCAAAAAAGGCATCGAGTAATCTTATGTTATGTATACATCATAtatctggtttttttttgttgataaaagtATATGTACTATATCTTAGCTAAAGATGTAGGTGATGATGGGAAATGCTTAGGTGTATTTTGGTACCTTAATCATATGCTTGAATGTGCGTAGAcgtattattttgtttaatttaatgatatgattatatttttattttgccgTTTAATTTAATACATGTAGGTCCAATAGACAGGAGGCATTGTTTCTCAATTACATAAATTCAAAGGGTAGtttagtaaataaattataggCATATC from Arabidopsis thaliana chromosome 3, partial sequence includes these protein-coding regions:
- a CDS encoding Pectin lyase-like superfamily protein (Pectin lyase-like superfamily protein; FUNCTIONS IN: polygalacturonase activity; INVOLVED IN: carbohydrate metabolic process; LOCATED IN: vacuole, plant-type cell wall; EXPRESSED IN: 23 plant structures; EXPRESSED DURING: 13 growth stages; CONTAINS InterPro DOMAIN/s: Pectin lyase fold/virulence factor (InterPro:IPR011050), Glycoside hydrolase, family 28 (InterPro:IPR000743), Pectin lyase fold (InterPro:IPR012334), Parallel beta-helix repeat (InterPro:IPR006626); BEST Arabidopsis thaliana protein match is: Pectin lyase-like superfamily protein (TAIR:AT3G06770.2); Has 3152 Blast hits to 3138 proteins in 427 species: Archae - 6; Bacteria - 1355; Metazoa - 8; Fungi - 358; Plants - 1330; Viruses - 0; Other Eukaryotes - 95 (source: NCBI BLink).), which codes for MKMPVALVWLLAFTILLISGEGNNAICKENFKLDPRPHSVSILEFGAVGDGKTLNTIAFQNAVFYLKSFADKGGAQLYVPPGKWLTGSFNLTSHLTLFLEKGATILASPDPSHWDVVSPLPSYGRGIELPGKRYRSLINGDNLIDVVITGENGTFDGQGAAWWEWLESGSLNYSRPHIIEFVSSKHILISNLTFLNAPAINIHPVYCSQIHIRKVLIETSVDSPHVLGVAPDSSDNVCIEDSTINVGHDAVSLKSGWDQYGIHYGRPTTAVHIRNLRLKSPTGAGISFGSEMSGGVSDVTVERLNIHSSLIGVAFRTTRGRGGYIRNITISDVDLTSVDTAIVANGHTGSHPDDKFDRDALPVVTHIVMRNFTGVDIGVAGNLTGIGESPFTSICLADIHLQTRSEESWICSNVSGFSDDVSPEPCQELMSSPSSCFAGGSIYEGDATAQSYYSW